Proteins found in one Planococcus citri chromosome 2, ihPlaCitr1.1, whole genome shotgun sequence genomic segment:
- the LOC135834544 gene encoding vanin-like protein 1, with the protein MTKSKKCIFSRRQLPWVLLYFILACLCSAAVYSFIPSSLQGEENTIAAEERGGKHGITTESENFIINVPSENSNESQYYLAAVIDYDVSRFLITPIAVKNNLKSIVDIIGECGRLMVDIVVFPEGGIFGFFPIGRIDALLASSYVPATNEFIVPCNEPNYRESLVYHLSCAAKENNIYVAVNLIEKARSWKSTAWDGLVLYNTAVVFDRNGMVIARYRKFNLYKEKYFNEITTTDEPEYVTFTTDFGVEFGIFTCFDLFFDEPALELVRKRNITHFIHLSQMLDRLPFLIASVVDFGWSYASDVVVLTSSIPSPGSNIHFGRRQGTRTYVRSFQTSNIIIAPVPKHLQQTIPQYPEEYRSLPKYNPVQKIKPSSFLKEHIQNKITSKRMIAGNENSSSFSYTSSTFQCNVKVSWKRLERFIPNYQFVAYSGLNNLSIASINNYNEMCGITLCSEISYSSCQLPPRFEDATGVILESVHISARSTVLDSIRIPSVIDADLMPFDVAKFYFDSRAEEYSGKMMNVVDMRLEHPTTNLLTFGVYKFVSKSQPMDKFNIFDDQFNADTT; encoded by the exons ATGACAAAGTCCAAGAAATGTATCTTCAGCCGAAGACAATTACCTTGGGTTTTGCTGTATTTTATATTGGCCTGTTTGTGTTCg GCTGCAGTCTATTCCTTCATTCCATCTTCTCTTCAGGGTGAAGAAAATACAATCGCTGCAGAGGAAAGAGGAGGGAAACATGGCATAACAACtgaatcagaaaattttataataaatgtgccttcagaaaattcaaacgaaAGCCAGTATTATTTAGCTGCTGTGATCGATTACGATGTGTCTAGATTTTTGATCACACCGATCGCTGTGAAGAATAACTTGAAAAGTATAGTGGATATTATTGGAGAATGTGGAAGACTT ATGGTCGATATTGTGGTTTTTCCAGAAGGAGGTATCTTTGGATTTTTCCCAATAGGTAGAATTGATGCATTACTCGCATCATCGTATGTTCCTGCCACCAATGAATTTATTGTACCATGCAATGAACCGAATTACAGAGAA AGCCTCGTGTATCATTTATCGTGTGCTGCGAAAGAAAACAATATTTATGTAGCAGTCAATCTCATAGAGAAAGCACGTTCGTGGAAATCTACCGCTTGGGATGGACTTGTACTGTACAACACAGCAGtagtttttgacagaaatggCATGGTAATTGCAAG GTACAGGAAGTTCAATCTAtacaaagaaaaatattttaatgaaatcacCACCACAGATGAACCAGAATATGTGACTTTTACCACCGACTTTGGGGTAGAATTCGGTATATTCACAtgttttgatctttttttcgaCGAACCTGCTCTTGAACTCGTTAGAAAACGTAACATAACGCATTTCATACATTTGTCCCAGATGCTGGACAGATTGCCTTTTCTAATTG CTTCAGTAGTTGACTTTGGTTGGTCATATGCATCAGACGTGGTCGTCCTAACATCCTCTATTCCTTCTCCGGGCTCCAACATCCATTTCGGACGTCGTCaaggtactcgtacttacgtCAGAtcattccaaacatcaaacatcATAATAGCCCCAGTACCCAAACACCTTCAACAAACCATTCCCCAGTACCCCGAGGAATATCGCTCATTACCAAAATACAAcccagttcaaaaaatcaaaccgaGTTCGTTCCTCAAAGAACACATCCAAAATAAAATCACCAGCAAAAGGATGATCGCTGGAAACGAAAACAGCTCCAGTTTCAGTTACACTAGCTCAACGTTTCAATGCAACGTAAAAGTATCTTGGAAAAGACTAGAACGATTCATTCCAAATTATCAATTTGTCGCCTACTCCGGGCTCAATAATTTATCCATAGCTTCGATCAACAATTACAACGAAATGTGCGGTATAACTTTATGTTCTGAAATCAGTTATTCGTCCTGCCAATTACCTCCTCGTTTTGAAGATGCCACAGGAGTTATTTTGGAATCAGTGCATATTTCAGCCCGTTCTACGGTTTTGGATTCGATTAGAATTCCATCTGTCATTGATGCTGATCTGATGCCATTTGATGTGGCCAAGTTTTATTTTGATAGTCGTGCCGAGGAGTACTCAGGAAAGATGATGAATGTTGTAGATATGAGACTGGAACACCCTACAACGAATTTGCTGACTTTCGGCGTCTACAAATTTGTTTCGAAATCTCAACCTATGGATAAATTTAATATATTTGACGACCAGTTTAACGCAGATACCACATAA
- the LOC135834545 gene encoding vanin-like protein 1: MVNLQLTCGRRKLQWVLLYVILVCVFLAAIYLLIKYVGNSNDEYIYQSLRLLDDVSTNSLESDFYVAAVVEYEVLKGIDVSSSLQKNLQFTLDAIAECGRNLPMVDIVVFPEGTLYGFSSIPIMRQSAIFISTYVPSADAFIVPCDHEHYTESHLRKLSCAARENKIYVAVNVLEKVHSPKSLAWDGLIFHNTEVVFDRNGMVIARYRKFNLYTERWTNHIDSTDEPELVTFKTDFGVEFGVFTCFDMFFVEPALQLVQERNIKHFIFSAQLMNRLPFFSISSFLYDWSYTTDVFLLASTAPYPTNTFGTNIYFGRRTGTLTYYKPFQTSNIIVSPVPKDPAYSNLEYPNEYKSLQKYIPKKMKPSWFLLEHITNRMTTRKLVTNLNETSATFTYKSSTFECNITASWQQFIFVPNYRFAAYSGLNNSTLASINFYTEMCGITLCSQASLTYCIEPPLFSEAWRLIFQSIHISARSTVLDSSIRIPAAFNADLAALEGSNFDFSSNLENDSGRMVNHVNMILKRPSVNLLTFGILKLDTRANPATNFNHFDVMTNVDVVM; this comes from the exons ATGGTGAACCTTCAATTGACTTGTGGTCGAAGAAAATTGCAATGGGTACTGCTATATGTAATTTTGGTGTGTGTGTTTTTg GCTGCCATTTACCTGCTGATTAAATATGTAGGAAATTCCAATGATGAATATATTTACCAAAGTCTACGCCTATTGGATGATGTCTCTACGAATAGTCTTGAGAGTGATTTTTATGTAGCAGCTGTCGTAGAATATGAAGTTCTGAAGGGGATTGACGTGAGCAGTTCTTTGCAGAAGAATCTTCAGTTTACTCTGGATGCTATTGCAGAATGTGGTAGAAAT ttacCGATGGTCGATATTGTCGTTTTTCCAGAGGGAACTCTTTATGGATTTTCATCTATACCAATAATGAGGCAATCTGCAATATTCATTTCAACCTATGTTCCTTCTGCTGATGCATTTATTGTTCCATGTGATCATGAACATTATACAGAG AGTCATCTGCGCAAATTGTCTTGCGCAGCAAGAGAAAACAAAATCTATGTAGCAGTCAATGTGTTGGAAAAAGTACATTCTCCAAAATCTCTGGCTTGGGATGGACTTATATTTCACAATACGGAAGTAGTATTCGACAGGAATGGAATGGTAATCGCAAG GTACAGGAAATTCAATCTATACACTGAACGATGGACAAACCACATTGATTCTACTGATGAACCAGAACTTGTAACcttcaaaactgattttggaGTTGAATTCGGAGTATTCACATGTTTCGATATGTTCTTCGTCGAACCTGCTCTTCAGTTAGTTCAGGAACGAAATATAAAGCATTTTATTTTCTCGGCACAACTTATGAACCGGTTGCCTTTCTTTTCCA tttcatCTTTCCTGTACGACTGGTCCTACACAACAGACGTATTCCTTCTAGCATCCACAGCTCCCTATCCAACCAATACCTTCGGTACAAATATCTACTTCGGACGTCGGACAGGCACTCTAACCTACTACAAACCATTCCAAACATCAAATATCATAGTATCACCAGTGCCCAAGGACCCAGCTTACTCAAATCTCGAATACCCCAACGAATACAAATCCTTACAAAAATacattcccaaaaaaatgaaaccgagTTGGTTCCTCTTAGAACACATCACCAATCGAATGACCACCAGAAAGCTGGTCACTAATCTGAACGAAACCAGCGCCACTTTCACTTATAAAAGCTCAACATTCGAATGCAACATTACCGCATCTTGGCAACAATTCATTTTCGTTCCAAATTACCGATTCGCAGCCTACTCCGGACTTAATAATTCCACTCTGGCTTCGATCAACTTTTACACCGAAATGTGCGGTATAACGTTATGTTCTCAAGCTAGTCTCACCTATTGCATAGAACCTCCCCTTTTTAGCGAAGCTTGGCGGTTGATTTTCCAGTCAATTCATATTTCAGCTCGTTCTACGGTTTTGGATTCGTCGATCAGAATTCCAGCTGCTTTCAATGCTGATCTAGCAGCGTTAGAAGGGTCAAATTTCGACTTCAGTAGTAATCTCGAGAATGATTCGGGAAGGATGGTGAATCACGTGAACATGATACTCAAACGTCCTAGTGTTAATTTGCTGACTTTTGGAATTCTTAAACTTGACACGAGAGCTAACCCGGCGActaattttaatcatttcgaCGTTATGACGAACGTAGACGTTGTCATGTGA
- the LOC135834543 gene encoding vanin-like protein 1 — translation MVNHLKTYIGSRRKLRWFLLYLFFACLCCWAAVLFFIYYREKYIKNNTQNDTASEQSGMNIPYFNLNESHFYTAAVIDYDTLLRNDVVSTWKTNIQNYIDIIAECSKHMVDIVVFPEGGIHGYAPMGRYTALLTSSYVPSVHQFIVPCHHKDYEENALHYFSCAAKENNLYVAVNLIEKVSSPRSFTWDGHLLYNTEVVFDRNGMVIARYRKYNLYTEKWGYEISSPDKPELVTFTTDFGVEFGVFTCFDIFFDEPALELVKKRKITHFIHSSQMMTRLPFLTASSVEFGWSFALDVIVLSSSNPYPKYTIGTNVYFGRLQGTRTYIKPFRTSTIIISPVPINPHLTSPQYPDEYRSLQKYTPRNARPTSFLVEHVLNRMTTKPLIMFKNNTSNFTYKKATFECNISASWKQPGFIPNYQFIAYAGLNNYSVAAINNYVEICGLVLCSRTTYSSCLQPAYFEDALKMVFESVNVSTRSTSLDSVRIPTAFDSNLVALDGSNFHFSSHHEEYGGKIVNCVDMRLKHSRANLHTFGVYKFSSKSTPISYFNQFDNVMNLDMIM, via the exons ATGGtaaatcatttgaaaacatACATTGGTAGTCGAAGAAAGTTACGTTGGTTTTTATTGTACCTGTTTTTCGCTTGTTTGTGTTGTTGg GCTGCAGTCCTCTTTTTCATTTACTACAGAGAAAAGTAtatcaaaaataatactcaaaatGACACAGCATCAGAACAATCCGGGATGAATATCCCTTacttcaatttgaacgaaagTCATTTTTACACAGCAGCAGTGATCGACTACGATACTTTACTACGAAATGATGTAGTCAGTACGTGGAAAACAAATATACAAAACTACATCGATATTATAGCAGAATGTAGCAAACAT ATGGTCGATATTGTTGTTTTTCCAGAAGGAGGAATTCACGGATATGCTCCAATGGGCAGATATACTGCATTACTTACATCATCCTATGTTCCTTCTGTTCACCAATTTATTGTTCCTTGCCATCACAAGGATTATGAAGAA AATGCCCTCCATTATTTCTCTTGTGCTGCCAAAGAAAACAATTTGTACGTAGCAGTGAATTTGATAGAGAAGGTATCATCTCCCAGGTCTTTCACATGGGATGGTCACTTGTTGTACAACACAGAAGTGGTTTTTGATAGAAATGGAATGGTTATTGCAAG GTACAGGAAATACAACCTATACACTGAGAAATGGGGTTATGAAATCAGTAGTCCAGATAAACCAGAACTTGTCACTTTCACTACCGATTTTGGAGTAGAATTTGGAGTATTCACTTGTTTTGATATATTCTTCGATGAGCCAGCCCTTGAATTAgtcaaaaaacgtaaaataactcattttattcattcttcCCAAATGATGACCAGGCTGCCTTTTCTGACAG CTTCATCAGTGGAATTTGGATGGTCATTCGCTCTGGACGTGATAGTCTTATCATCTTCAAACCCCTACCCCAAGTACACCATTGGCACAAATGTATATTTCGGACGTCTCCAAGGTACTCGCACTTACATAAAGCCATTTCGAACCTCAACCATTATAATATCCCCAGTTCCCATAAACCCTCACCTCACCTCTCCCCAATACCCTGACGAATACCGttcattacaaaaatacacTCCAAGGAACGCCAGACCAACCTCATTCCTCGTGGAGCACGTCCTCAATCGAATGACCACCAAACCTTTGATCATGTTTAAAAATAACACGTCAAATTTCACTTATAAAAAAGCTACGTTCGAATGTAACATAAGCGCATCTTGGAAGCAGCCTGGATTCATTCCAAATTACCAATTTATCGCCTACGCTGGTCTTAATAATTATTCTGTCGCTGCCATCAACAACTATGTGGAAATTTGTGGTCTAGTGTTGTGTTCTAGGACCACTTACTCGTCCTGCCTGCAACCTGCTTACTTCGAAGATGCCTTGAAGATGGTTTTTGAATCGGTGAATGTATCGACTCGGTCTACGTCATTGGACTCAGTAAGGATCCCGACTGCTTTTGATTCCAATTTGGTGGCTTTGGATGGGTCGAATTTCCATTTCAGTAGTCATCACGAGGAATATGGTGGAAAGATTGTGAATTGTGTGGATATGAGACTTAAACATTCTAGAGCGAATTTGCATACTTTCGGAGTTTATAAATTCAGCTCGAAATCGACACCTATCagttattttaatcaatttgatAATGTTATGAATTTAGATATGATCATGTGA